Proteins from a single region of Trichoderma asperellum chromosome 3, complete sequence:
- a CDS encoding mitochondrial 54S ribosomal uL3m domain-containing protein (EggNog:ENOG41), whose translation MSHCHDEHDHHGHGHDHGEHDHSDDITPALQSSLYEQINFDEITTLNESRRDAGKAIVKKTWAERLSQDPELESDADEQLLMTVPFTAQIKLHSILIRTSPALSAPKTLHLYINRDDIDFAAAEETTPVQVLELSQTSEIQEIPVKRSAFGSVQRLVLFFVDNFGEGDEDVSRISYLGFKGEWTRLGKAPTNIIYEAAAQPGDHKVKGMNVNQMGSGIGGRGPGI comes from the exons ATGTCTCACTGCCACGACGAGCATGATCACCATGGCCACGGCCACGATCACGGCGAGCACGACCACTCAGACGACATCACGCCCGCGCTGCAGTCCTCGCTGTACGAGCAGATCAACTTTGATGAAATCACGACGCTCAACGAGTCGCGCAGAGATGCCGGCAAGGCCATTGTCAAGAAGACGTGGGCGGAGAGACTGAGCCAGGATCCCGAGCTGGAGAGTGATGCTGatgagcagcttctcatgACGGTCCC ATTCACTGCGCAAATCAAGCTACACTCCATCCTCATCCGCACATCACCCGCCCTCTCAGCCCCCAAAACCCTGCACCTGTACATCAACCGTGACGACATCgacttcgccgccgccgaggagaCGACGCCGGTGCAAGTCCTGGAGCTCTCACAGACGTCGGAAATCCAAGAAATCCCCGTCAAGCGCTCTGCGTTTGGAAGCGTCCAGCGCCTGGTGCTCTTCTTCGTGGACAACTTTGGCGAAGGGGACGAGGACGTGTCGCGGATCAGTTACCTGGGATTCAAGGGCGAGTGGACGAGATTGGGAAAGGCGCCGACGAATATTATTTATGAGGCGGCTGCGCAGCCGGGAGATCACAAGGTGAAGGGGATGAATGTGAACCAGATGGGGAGCGGGATTGGAGGACGGGGGCCTGGCATTTGA
- a CDS encoding uncharacterized protein (EggNog:ENOG41~TransMembrane:5 (o6-22i62-80o86-106i174-191o197-220i)~SECRETED:SignalP(1-25)) — translation MFTFYNLRFLSIAVIMASSARLRRTFQYPNDSDSDSPEAMDEQEQDNLIQTLASQNASQNETLARTLLALPLLSIVAYIRPLLNPATTSFAIFCITSLLATAFLLYRLPPAQTGIPIIDSWASGGTGRAGAGGGPSGSSAASLIGGLRSRNSLGGLLGRGVVDTRSPLEKTLPYLNLGLVALLILMGLVRGDERGGGFGWVSMGNIPGLVYSVVITAKIVMAGVDPERDLGSLRYGYKGA, via the exons ATGTTTACTTTCTATAACCTTCGTTTTCTCTCTATTGCAGTCATCATGGCATCTTCCGCCCGTCTAAGACGGACCTTTCAATACCCCAACGACTCCGACTCAGACTCTCCAGAAGCTATGGACGAGCAAG AACAAGACAACCTCATCCAAACGCTCGCTTCCCAAAACGCCTCCCAAAACGAAACCCTCGCCCGCaccctcctcgccctccctctcctctccattgTCGCTTACATCCGCCCGCTCCTCAACCCAGCCACAACTTCCTTCGCTATCTTCTGCATTACGTCCCTCCTCGCGACGGCGTTTCTGCTCTACCGCCTGCCCCCCGCGCAGACGGGCATTCCAATAATCGACTCTTGGGCCAGCGGTGGGACTGGCCGTGctggagcaggaggagggCCCAGCGGATCGTCTGCTGCGAGCCTTATTGGCGGACTACGGTCACGTAATTCCCTCGGTGGCCTCCTCGGTCGTGGAGTTGTTGATACACGGTCGCCTTTGGAAAAGACGCTGCCCTACTTGAATCTGGGTCTGGTCGCTTTATTGATACTCATGGGATTAGTGAGAGGAGACGAAAGAGGTGGCGGTTTTGGTTGGGTAAGCATGGGCAATATTCCTGGGCTCGTCTACTCTGTCGTCATAACAGCCAAGATTGTCATGGCTGGCGTGGACCCTGAGAGAGATCTGGGGAGCCTTAGGTACGGGTACAAGGGTGCTTGA
- the NUC2 gene encoding anaphase-promoting complex subunit Apc3, which yields MKFGKQIQKRQLEVPEYAASFVNYKALKKLIKKLSATPTLAAQNDVHRLDTLADSQAALQANKATFFFQLERELDKVNAFYLQKEAELKIRLKTLLDKKKVIKSRQGISRRSSKFTTLEEGFQQFATDLNKLQQFVEINGTAFSKILKKWDKTSKSKTKELYLSRAVEVQPFFNATVISELSDQATTSLQELGAWSDGIQVSFDSSTTHVVTTQHFVGTDEGDADSLLLDTVITGNLESIKDLLAKMQSATQASDGDVSLIERLTRTFLTAINEAPKSALKVLLDTGLVDLHSYDDINERNCLHQAAIYGRQHVLEWGLAANVAVDRTDVYGRVPLHYASLHGRLDMLEVLLNANPSTIDLIDHDNFTPLIHSTIHGHVECVERLLARSARIDPVSDADHVPLNLACEHGSVAIVEILLKHGAKILPDAEGLYPQHMVARCGRTSDLLLLLKQYGADLDQIDKLYGWTPLLHAASEGNVECLQALLKLGVDATIRDEKDLPAMYYAAWEGHLECMQLLSPFNKRPRASPLGGHPAIDIMGSSSGPLPMSLDPDAIPILELPPPIIPLRRYGHNFLDTKTVVQIGFQDAGEQPLVFFQDGKYPAARLTISSKVSDLIPKNIILPFQEDTRVVSFQVDNLETFSLDFDVFPAYGAKTIAKTVVLPSVFLNQSGGLKSCLPLFDPRLRAIGQISFTTQVIKPFRGQPLEITDFETYWKATSQFNQPTNAVVTGSSLSGDYVRVFVQYTSDAVPIIWPQWTISCGGLDIPVCRLSFAQFDAITAQSASRAKLASLATKTTDDIAEIYHILATAGITLKDALSILPPGMHVNLQILYPNSEEEETLALGPALDVNVFVDSILTIVFDHARAQRAQSHSPHVVRSMVFSSYNARLCTALNWKQPNFPVFLCNDLGRDEKAVRASGRRTTSIKEAVRIAQTNNFMGLICYSRLLDMVPALVDAVKSHGLALVMDKSSDTPEANPLADPFPRPPNGIDGILRDHGILRFNDSIDM from the exons AT GAAATTTGGCAAGCAAATTCAGAAGCGCCAGCTTGAGGTTCCCGAATATGCTGCCAGTTTTGTTAACTACAAGGCTTTGAAGAAG ctcatcaagaagctctcAGCTACTCCGACCCTTGCTGCGCAAAATGACGTCCACCGCCTGGACACACTGGCCGACTCGCAGGCTGCTCTGCAGGCTAACAAGGcaactttcttcttccaattG GAAAGAGAGTTGGACAAGGTGAACGCTTTCTATCTGCAAAAAGAAGCCGAG CTCAAAATTCGACTCAAGACTTTGCttgacaagaaaaaagtcaTCAAGTCGCGCCAAGGCATCTCGAGGCGCTCGTCCAAATTCACCACCCTCGAAGAAGGTTTCCAGCAGTTCGCCACGGATCTGAACAAGCTTCAACAATTTGTTGAGATCAATGGCACCGCTTTCTCAAAGATTCTCAAAAAATGGGACAAGACATCCAAATCAAAGACAAAGGAGCTGTACCTCTCGCGTGCTGTTGAGGTCCAACCTTTCTTCAATGCGACGGTCATAAGCGAACTATCCGACCAGGCCACTACCAGCCTTCAAGAACTTGGTGCCTGGTCGGATGGAATCCAAGTTAGCTTCGACTCATCTACCACACATGTCGTTACAACTCAGCATTTCGTGGGGACTGACGAAGGAGATGCGGATTCGCTCCTGCTGGATACTGTCATTACCGGAAATCTTGAATCCATAAAGGATCTTCTTGCCAAAATGCAATCGGCTACTCAAGCTAGCGACGGCGACGTTTCTTTGATTGAGCGGCTAACAAGGACCTTTTTGACGGCGATCAACGAAGCTCCCAAGAGCGCTCTAAAAGTCCTTTTGGATACCGGCTTGGTTGACTTACATTCATATGATGATATCAATGAAAGAAACTGCCTACACCAAGCCGCCATCTATGGCAGACAGCACGTACTAGAATGGGGTCTTGCAGCTAATGTTGCTGTGGATCGGACTGACGTTTACGGACGTGTTCCGTTGCACTATGCTAGCTTGCACGGCCGCCTGGATATGCTCGAAGTTTTGTTAAATG CCAATCCAAGCACTATTGATCTCATTGACCACGACAACTTCACACCGCTAATACACTCCACCATACATGGGCATGTGGAATGTGTCGAGCGCTTACTTGCCAGGTCCGCTCGCATTGACCCGGTTTCTGATGCGGATCATGTGCCCTTGAATCTTGCTTGTGAACACGGCTCAGTTGCAATTGTGGAGATCCTGTTGAAGCATGGCGCAAAGATTCTTCCTGATGCCGAGGGACTGTATCCTCAGCACATGGTAGCGCGATGTGGACGGACTTCGGATTTACTTCTGCTCCTCAAACAGTATGGGGCTGATCTCGACCAAATCGACAAGCTCTATGGATGGACGCCATTATTGCATGCTGCAAGCGAAGGCAATGTCGAATGCCTCCAAGCACTGCTTAAGCTTGGTGTCGATGCGACAATACGAGACGAAAAAGATCTTCCCGCCATGTATTATGCTGCTTGGGAAGGCCATTTGGAATGTATGCAACTGCTTTCCCCGTTTAACAAACGCCCGAGAGCAAGCCCGCTGGGTGGCCATCCTGCAATTGATATCATGGGCAGCAGTAGTGGCCCCCTGCCCATGTCATTGGATCCAGATGCCATCCCGATCCTAGAGCTGCCACCGCCAATCATCCCTCTCCGACGATATGGCCACAACTTCCTTGATACGAAGACAGTTGTGCAAATCGGCTTCCAGGATGCGGGCGAGCAACCGCTGGTCTTCTTCCAGGACGGAAAATATCCGGCTGCTCGGTTAACGATTTCCTCCAAAGTCTCAGATCTTATCCCAAAGAACATTATTTTGCCATTCCAAGAAGATACCCGTGTTGTTTCGTTCCAAGTTGACAACTTGGAGACATTTTCACTCGATTTCGATGTTTTCCCGGCTTACGGCGCCAAGACAATTGCAAAGACAGTTGTGCTACCATCTGTATTCCTAAACCAGTCTGGCGGCTTAAAATCTTGCCTGCCACTGTTTGACCCGCGGTTACGAGCTATTGGCCAAATCAGCTTTACGACGCAGGTGATCAAGCCGTTTAGAGGGCAGCCCCTCGAGATTACGGACTTTGAAACTTACTGGAAGGCAACAAGCCAGTTCAACCAGCCAACAAACGCTGTTGTCACAGGTTCAAGTCTGTCTGGTGATTACGTCCGGGTATTTGTTCAGTACACTAGCGATGCAGTGCCCATCATCTGGCCACAATGGACTATCTCGTGCGGTGGGCTCGACATCCCTGTCTGCCGGCTTTCGTTTGCGCAATTCGATGCCATCACAGCTCAGAGCGCCAGTCGCGCCAAGCTTGCGAGTCTGGCAACGAAGACGACGGATGATATTGCAGAGATTTACCATATCCTGGCGACTGCAGGCATAACCCTGAAGGACGCCCTGTCTATTCTCCCTCCTGGTATGCATGTTAATCTGCAGATATTGTATCCTAActcggaggaggaagagacacTAGCCTTGGGCCCGGCTCTGGATGTCAATGTCTTTGTCGACTCAATCCTCACAATCGTTTTCGATCATGCTCGAGCTCAGAGGGCCCAGTCACATTCGCCACACGTGGTGCGTTCCATGGTATTCAGCAGTTACAACGCACGATTATGTACTGCACTTAACTGGAAACAGCCCAATTTCCCGGTATTTTTGTGTAATGACTTGGGCCGAGATGAGAAGGCAGTGCGAGCTAGCGGCAGGCGGACGACGTCGATTAAGGAGGCGGTGCGGATTGCCCAGACGAATAACTTTATGGGATTGATATGCTATTCTCGGTTGCTG gaTATGGTGCCAGCGCTGGTTGATGCTGTCAAGTCACATGGACTTGCCCTTGTTATGGACAAGTCGTCTGATACCCCTGAAGCAAACCCTCTTGCGGATCCTTTCCCTCGGCCGCCTAATGGAATCGACGGAATTTTGAGAGATCATGGTATTTTACGCTTTAATGATTCTATAGACATGTAG
- a CDS encoding uncharacterized protein (BUSCO:EOG092D3I4P): MPPRIPILVALPRFAAINRSPLLLPHIPQRGIKYGWSTAPPRSKHKRFNQPNSGLPALTTGPAAALKRRENTTPLRTGVLAIKKGMTSIFQGKTRVVCTVLQMDQVQVIANKTREKHGYWAVQIGLGARQGRNVTSPMLGYYEAKGIAPKAELAEFKVRDQEGLLPVGAQLLPDWFQLGQHVDVRARSRGMGFAGGMKRHGFAGQEASHGNSKNHRTIGSTGPSQGGGSRVIPGKKMPGRMGNEFRTVQNLKVLKVDNELGVVLVSGPIPGPKGRIVRLQDSKKRKAPALPHRVKALEQLDERQPDLQEKLEQARLRHLEMQAQRKAYVAEV, from the coding sequence ATGCCTCCCAGGATACCCATCCTAGTGGCTCTGCCACGCTTCGCCGCAATCAACCGAtcgcctctcctcctcccgcATATCCCCCAGCGAGGCATCAAATATGGCTGGTCGACGGCACCGCCACGATCCAAGCACAAGCGCTTCAACCAGCCAAACTCGGGCCTCCCCGCGCTGACGACCGGCCCGGCCGCCGCCCTCAAGCGCCGCGAGAACACGACGCCTCTGCGCACGGGAGTGCTGGCCATCAAGAAGGGCATGACGAGCATCTTCCAGGGCAAGACGCGCGTGGTGTGCACGGTGCTGCAGATGGATCAGGTGCAGGTCATTGCCAACAAGACGAGGGAGAAGCACGGCTACTGGGCGGTGCAGATTGGCCTTGGGGCTAGGCAAGGACGCAATGTGACGAGCCCGATGCTGGGATACTACGAGGCCAAGGGCATTGCGCCCAAGGCCGAGCTGGCCGAGTTCAAGGTTCGAGACCAGGAAGGTCTTTTGCCCGTGGGAGCTCAATTGCTGCCGGATTGGTTCCAGCTGGGCCAGCACGTCGATGTGCGAGCTCGGTCAAGAGGAATGGGCTTCGCCGGTGGTATGAAGCGTCACGGCTTCGCTGGTCAGGAAGCCTCGCACGGAAACTCCAAGAACCACCGAACGATTGGTTCAACAGGTCCCTCTCAGGGTGGAGGTAGTCGAGTCATCCCCGGAAAGAAGATGCCTGGCCGCATGGGCAACGAGTTCCGAACGGTGCAGAACCTCAAGGTGCTCAAGGTGGACAACGAACTGGGCGTGGTGCTGGTCAGCGGACCGATCCCCGGACCAAAGGGCCGCATTGTGCGGCTGCAGGattcgaagaagagaaaggcccCTGCGCTGCCTCACAGGGTGAAGGCGctggagcagctggatgAGAGACAGCCTGACTTgcaggagaagctggagcaggCGAGGCTGAGGCATTTGGAGATGCAAGCTCAGCGGAAGGCATATGTTGCGGAGGTGTAA
- a CDS encoding uncharacterized protein (TransMembrane:1 (i71-88o)) yields the protein MISQLARRRLLAVASRRVGSRCSANSRAVAQRRGVTTTPAPKPGDGPLMSRRADRELPDVGEVSNGWRRTFPIFVLLVAVSSVAIFNYQKTSSPIIASTLYALRTSPKGNALLGDEIYFKHQIPWISGQMNQVKGRIDVSFSVKGSRASGVMRFASHRPSSKSLFKTTVWSLTLEDGTVVNLLDGEDPFRGLLGGESEGDSGLLSEEDVAELQTKGFRQQGAFNR from the exons ATGATATCACAACTTGCGAGGAGGAGATTGCTGGCCGTGGCCTCTCGACGGGTcggcagcagatgcagcGCCAATTCGCGCGCGGTGGCGCAGAGACGGGGAGTGACGACGACGCCTGCGCCAAAGCCCGGTGATGGACCGCTGATGTCGAGACGAGCGGATCGAGAATTGCCTG ACGTCGGCGAAGTCTCCAACGGCTGGCGCCGCACCTTTCCCATCTTCGTCCTCCTCGTGGCCGTCAGCTCCGTCGCAATCTTCAACTACCAAAAGACGTCGTCGCCCATCATCGCGTCGACGCTCTACGCGCTGCGCACGTCCCCCAAGGGCAACGCCCTGCTCGGCGACGAGATCTACTTCAAGCACCAGATCCCCTGGATCAGCGGCCAGATGAACCAGGTCAAGGGCCGCATCGACGTCAGCTTCAGCGTAAAGGGCTCAAGGGCCTCGGGCGTGATGCGCTTCGCGAGCCATCGGCCCTCGAGCAAGTCGCTGTTCAAGACGACGGTGTGGAGCCTGACGCTGGAGGATGGCACGGTGGTGAATTTGCTGGACGGGGAGGATCCGTTCAGGGGATTGCTGGGAGGCGAGAGCGAGGGTGACTCGGGGCTGTTGTCGGAGGAGGATGTGGCGGAGCTGCAGACGAAGGGGTTCAGGCAGCAGGGTGCGTTTAACCGGTGA